Below is a genomic region from Actinomadura sp. NAK00032.
TGCGTCACCCCCGCCGCGTGCGCGGCCGCCAGCGCGGCGGCGACGCGGCCGCAGACCGAGGCGGCCTCGCGGGCGGTGAGCCGGCCGCGGCGGAGCCGGCCCGCGAGGGACTCGCCGTCCAGGAACTCGGTCACCAGGTAGGGGACGAGGCGTCCGGAGGCGTCCCGGGTCAGGTCGCCGTCGAAGACCGTCTCCAGCGCGGGGTGCGACAGCCCTGCGGCGCGGTTGACGCCGTCCTGGAACGCGCGGGGCGGCCCGCCGGGCGCCGGGAGCTTGACCGCGACGGGGCGGTCGAGCAGCTCGTCGAAGGCGCGCCAGACCTCCAGCGTCCCGCCGTCGCCGAGGCGCTCCACGAGCCGGTAGCGCTCCGTCAGCCGCAAGCCCGATTCCACTTGGACGTCACCCTCGTCCGCGCTCGATGTCGGCGTCCGCACGTCGGTGCCCGGGTGCGGTCCCCCGGTACGCCAGGAGGTACGCGCGCCCGGCCCCGCCGGGTTCGACGGGCCGCGCGGGCGGGTGATCGCGCTGGTCGGCGCGGTGACCAGCGCGATCACCTGATCTTCACACCCGGGCCGGGGCGCGCTCCGCGCGCCACGCCGCGAGCAGCTCGCCGAGGGCCTCCTCGTACCGGGTGACGTTCGCGGTCTTCACGTCCTCGTAGCCGCGGATCATGTCGGGCAGCTCCGCGATCCGGACGGCGAGGTCGCGGCGGTCCCCGTCCGCTCCGGCGCGCAGGCCCGCGACCAGCTCGTTGACGACGGCGACGTAGCCGGTGACGAGGCGGCGCTCGGCGCGGCGCTGCGCGGCGGCGCCGAACGGGTCGAACGGGGTGCCGCGCAGCCGCCGCATGGCGCGCAGCGCGCGGAACGCCGGGCGGGCCGTCCGGCCGAGCGCGATCTTCCGGTCGAGGCCGACCGCCCGCAGCAGCGGCGGATGCAGCATGTACGACACGGTCGAGCCCGGCCCGAACTGCTCCTCGACGCGGCGCGCGAGCTCGGGGTCCAGGTGCAGGCGCGCGACCTCGTACTCGTCCTTGTAGGCCATCAGCTTGTACAGGTTGCGCGCGACGGCGACCGCGAGCCGCTGCTCGCCGCCGCCCGCCTCCCGCTCGGCGCGGGCGACGCGCAGGACGGCGTCCAGGTACCGCTTGGCGAGCGCGAGGTCCTGGTAGGCGGCGAGGTCGGGGACGCGGATCCGCAGCACGCGGGCCAGCTCGCCGTCCACGCCGGACGACTCGACCAGCGCCGTCGCGGCCGGTGCGGTCGCGTCCAGCGGGCGCGGCGCGACGGCGGTGGCGGCGGCCGGGGCGGGCTCGGCGGCCCAGTCCGGTTCGAGGACGAGGCGCCGCCCCGCCCGGAACGCCTGGACGTTCGCCGCCACCTGCACGCCGTTCAGCGCGAGCGCCTCCTCGATGGCCTTCGCCGACAGCGGCAGCAGACCCGCCTGGTACGCGGCGCCGACCACGATGAGGTTGGCCGTGGTGGTGCTCCCGAACCAGCGTTCGGCGAGCGCGAGGGCGTCCAGCGCGACGAGGCGGCCGGCGTCGGTCCGGCCGGCGATCCGCTGGACGAGCGACGCGCTCGGCGGCAGCGCCGCCGACGTGTCGGTGATCATCCGGCCGGTGGGGACCTCGCTGGTCGACACGACGGCGGCGGTCCGGCCGGGCGCGCAGCGCCGCAGGTTCGGCTCGGTGGTCGCGGCGAGCGCGTCGAACACCAGGTAGGCGTCGGCGCCGCCCGCGCCGACCATGCCGGGGCGGTCGCGCTCGGCGTCCCCGATCCGCAGGTGCGACACGACCGCGCCGGCCTTCTGGCTGAGCCCGGTCTGGTCGAGCGCGCGGGCGTGCCGGCCGTCGATCAGCGCCGCCGTGGCGAGGACCTGGTTGACGGTCACGACGCCGGTGCCGCCGATGCCGACGAGCAGGACGTCCGCCGTGTCGGGCCGGGTCTGCGGCTCGTCCAGCTCACCGATCTCCGGCAGTGACGGCCGCGCCTTCTTCTCGCCCGGCGTCACGGTGACGAACGAGGGGCAGTCGCCGTCCACGCACGAGTAGTCCTTGTTGCAGGACGTCTGGTTGATCTGCGTCTTGCGCCCGAACTCGGTCTCGACCGGCTCCACGCTGAGGCAGTTCGACTTCACGCCGCAGTCGCCGCAGCCCTCGCAGACCGCCTCGTTGATCAGCACCCGGGTCTGCGGGTCCGGGGCTAGGCCGCGCTTGCGCTTGCGCCGCGACTCGGCCGCGCACGCCTGGTCGTACAGCAGCACGGTCACGCCGGGGATCTCGCGGAGCTCGCGCTGCACGGCGTCGAGGTCGTCGCGGTGCCGGACGCGGACGCCGGGCGCCCAGGCGGTGCCGCGCGGGTAGCGGGACGGGTCGTCCGCCACCACGACGATCTTCGCGACGCCCTCGGCGTGCAGCATCCGGGTGATCGCGGCCGGGTCGGAGCCGCCGTCGGCGTCCTGCCCGCCGGTCATCGCGACCGCCGCGTTGTAGAGCAGCTTGAAGGTGATGTTCGTGCCCGCCGCGACGGCCTGCCGGACGGCGAGGCTGCCGGAGTGGAAGAACGTCCCGTCGCCGAGGTTCTGGAACAGGTGCCCGGTACCGCTGAACGGCGCCGCGCCGACCCACATCGCGCCCTCGCCGCCCATCTGCGTCGTGCCGATGCTCCGGTCCTGGAACACCGTCATGACGTGGCAGCCGATGCCGCTCGCCGCGACCGACCCGGCCGGGACGACCGTCGACCGGTTGTGCGGGCAACCGGAGCAGAAGTACGGGGTGCGCGCCGGCGCGAGCAGGTTGATCGCGGGCTTGCGCGGGGCCAGCACCGGGTCGCGCAGGTCGACGTGCTCGGCGCCGACGCGGTCGGCGAGGAGCCGGGCGAGGGCCGTGACGAGCCGGTCCGCGTCCAGGCCCCCGTCGGGCGGGACGAGGGCGGCGCCGCCGGGCCCGTACTTGCCGTACACGGCGGGACGTTCCGCCTGGTCGTACAGCACGTCGCGGATCTGCGCCTCGACGAACCCGCGCTTCTCCTCCACCACGACGATCTCGCGGAGCCCGTGCGCGAACGCGCGGATCCGGTCCCGGTCGAGCGGGTGGATCATGGCGAGGCGCAGCAGCCGGACGCCCCGCCGTTCGAGCGCCGCCTCGTCCAGCCCGAGCCGGTCGAGGGCCTCGCGCAGCTCCAGGTAGGTGCGCCCGGCGGCGACGAGCCCGAGGGCGGCGTCGCCGGCGCCCTCGATCCGGTCGAGCCCGTTGGCCGCCGCGTACGCCGCCGCGGCCTGGAGCCGTCCCTCCAGGACCTCGGGCTCCAGGGACGTCGTGTCCTTCAGGTCGACGCCCGGCCTGCGCGTCGGCCGCCACGGGCGGCCCCGCCACGCGAACTCCGGCAGCACCGGGTCGGGGACCGGCTCGGCGGCGATGACCTCGAGCGAGTCGGCGACGTCGGTGACGACCTTGAAACCGGTCCAGGCACCGCTGAACCGGGACATCTCGAACCCGTGCCGTCCCAGCCGCAGCACGTCCGCGACCGAGGCCGGCACCAGCACCGGCATGAACGCCTCCGCCAGCGCGCCCTCCGTCGCCGACGGCAGCGTGGACGACTTGCACGACGGGTCGTCGCCCACCACCGCGAGCACGCCGCCGAGCGCGGACGTGCCGAGCCAGTTGGCGTGCTTGAACGCGTCCAGCGACCGGTCGACGCCGGGCGCCTTGCCGTACCAGAGCCCGAAGACGCCCTCGTAGAGCGGCCCCGGCAGGTGCTCGGCGAGCTGCGACCCGTACACGGCCGTCGCCGCCAGCTCCTCGTTCACGCCGGGGACGAACCGGATGTCGTTGCCCTCCAGCAGTGCCGCGTCCCGCACCAGCTGCTGGTCGAGCCCGCCGAGCGGCGATCCCCGGTAGCCGGACACGAACCCGGCGGTCCGCAGGCCGCGCCGCGCGTCCGCCCGCCGCTGGTCGAGCAGCAGCCGGACGAGCGCGTGCACGCCGCCGAGCGCGATCCGGCCGCGCTCCAGCTCCAGCCGGTCCCGGAACGGGGAGGAAGAAACGGTGGTGCTCATGCTTGCATTGAGCCCATTTCCCTGAGCGGTGTGCAAGATGTCAGGGCAATACTTGAGCAGATTGCTCAAGTCAGAACCGAGTTACCCGCTGGAGCTGAGCATTGTGACCCGCGCCACCCTCCTCGACCTCCAGATCCTCCGCCGCCTGGTGGAGCAGCCCCGCATCGGCGTCACCGAACTGGCCGCCAAGCTCGGCATCGCCCGCAACACCGCGCACGCGCGCGTCGAGCGCCTGGAGCGCGAGGGCGTCATCGGGCACCGCGGCCGGGAGGTCGACCTCGGCGCCATCGGCTTCGAGCTGACCGCCTTCGTCACCCTGGAGGTCGCGCAGGGGCGGCTGCGCGAGGCCGCCGTGGCGCTGTCGGCGATCCCGCGCGTGCTGGAGGTGCTCGGGATCACGGGCCAGGGGGACCTCCTCGTCCGCGCGGTCGCGCCGAACGGCAGGCAGCTCCACGAGGTGATCGACTCGATCCTCGCCTGCCCCGGCGTCCGCCGCAGCACCACGTCGATCGTCCTGACCCACCAGGTCCCGTTCCGCATTGGTCCTCTCCTGGAGGACGAAGAGCGCCGCGCCCGCCAGGCCAAGGACGGCAAGCCGGGCGCGTAGCGCGGCCCCGGCGCCTAACCGCCCATCGCGGCGCGGACGCCGGCGGCTATCTCCAGGTCTTCGCGGGCCTCGACCACCAGGGTGCGGACGGCGGCGCCGGACGCGGTGACGTCGGTGTCGCCGTCCGCCGCCGCGTTCCGGTCGGGGTCGATCGAGGCGCCGAGGTGGGCGAGGTCCTCGGCGAGCCGCATCCGGACGGACGGGTCGTGCTCGCCGACGCCGCCGGTGAAGACCAGGGCGTCCAGGCCGCCGAGGGAGGCGGCCATGGCGGCGGCGCAGGCGCGCAGGCGGTGGTGGTAGACGTCGAGCGCGGCCAGGGCGTTCACGTCCCGCGCCTCGGCCAGTTCGCGGACGCGCCGCATGTCGCCGGTGCCGGTGAGGCCGCGCAGGCCGGAGTCGCGTTCGAGGGCCCGGTTGACGTCGGCGGGATCGAGGCCGTGCTTGATCAGCCACAGCGGGATGCCCGGGTCGATGCTGCCCGCGCGGGACGCCATGACCAGCCCTTCGAGGGGCGTGAACCCCATCGTGGTGTCGATCGAGCGGCCCTCGGCGACGGCGCACAGGGACGCGCCGGAACCGAGGTGGCAGATCACCGCCCGGGGCGGGACGGCGCCGAGCATCGCGGCCGTCCGGCGGGCGGCGTAGGAGAACGACAGCCCGTGGAAGCCGTAGCGGCGCAGCCCGAACCGCTCGCGCCAGCCCGCGGGCAGCGCGTAGGTCGCGGCGGCGTCCGGCATCGTCGCGTGGAACGCGGTGTCGAAGCAGGCCACGGCCGGGACGCCCGGCAGCGCCTCGGTGATCTCGGCGAGCGCGTGCAGGGACGCGGGCTGGTGCAGCGGGGCCAGGTCCGCGAGGGCGCGCAGGCGCTCGGTGACGGCGGCGTCGACGCGGACGGGCTCGGTGTAGTCGGTGCCGCCGTGGACGAACCGGACGCCGATCGCGTCGGGCCGCGGCATGTCCGCGACCAGGCCCGCCATCTCGTGGCCGGCGCCGGAGTCCTCGGCGAGGACGGTGTCGCCGGCGTCGAGCAGGCTCACCTTGAGGCTGCTCGATCCGGGGTTGACCGTGAGGACGCGCATCGGTCCGGCCCTCTCTAGTACGGCCAGGTCCAGTCGCGGACCTCCGGCGCGTCCTCGCCGTGCTCACGCGTGTAGGCGCGCATCGCCAGGCGCTGGTCGGCCATCCGCTGCCGGATGTGCGCGACCCGCCCGCCGAGCGACGGGACGCGCTCGATGACGTCCATGACCAGGTGGTAGCGGTCGAGGTCGTTCAGCATCACCATGTCGAACGGAGTGGTCGTCGTCCCCTCCTCCTTGTAGCCGCGGACGTGCAGGTTGGCGTGCCCGGCCCGGCGGTAGGTGAGCCGGTGGACGAGGTAGGGGTAGCCGTGGAAGGCGAAGATGACGGGCTTGTCGGTGGTGAACAGGGCGTCGTAGTCGCGGTCCGGCATCCCGTGCGGGTGCTCGCTGGGCGGTTGCAGCCGCATGAGGTCCACGACGTTCACGACCCGGACGCGCAGGTCGGGGAAGAGGCGGCGGAGCATGTCGGCGGCGGCGAGCGTCTCCAGGGTGGGGATGTCGCCCGCGCAGGCCAGCACGACGTCCGGGTCCGCGCCGCCGTCCGTGGAGGCCCACTCCCAGATGCCGATGCCGCGGGTGCAGTGCGCGATCGCGGCGTCCATCGGCAGCCAGTTCAGCGCGGGCTGCTTCCCCGCGACGACCACGTTGACGTAGTCGCGGCTGCGCAGGCAGTGGTCGCCGACCGACAGCAGCGTGTTCGCGTCCGGCGGCAGGTACACCCGGACGATCTCCGGCTTCTTGTTCATGACGACGTCGAGGAAGCCCGGGTCCTGGTGGGTGAATCCGTTGTGGTCCTGCCGCCACACGTGCGAGGACAGCAGGTAGTTCAGCGACGCGATCGGCCGCCGCCACGGCAGGTGCCGGGTCACCTTCAGCCACTTCGCGTGCTGGTTGAACATGGAGTCGACGATGTGGACGAACGCCTCGTAGCTGTTGAACAGCCCGTGCCGCCCGGTGAGCAGGTAGCCCTCCAGCCAGCCCTGGCACAGGTGCTCGCTCAGCACCTCCATGACCTGCCCGGACGGCGCCTGGTGCTCGTCGGTCGGGAGCCGCTCGCCCTCGAAGACGCGGTCGGTCGCCTGGAACACGTCGCCGAGCCGGTTGGACGCCGTCTCGTCCGCGCCCATGATCCGGAAGTTGGCCGGGTTGGCCTTGATCACGTCGCGCAGCCAGGTGCCGAGCGTCCGGGTCGGCTCGGTGGACGTCGTGCCGGGCTTGTCGACGGGCACGGCGTAGTCCCGGAAGTCGGGCAGGGCGAGCGGCTTCAGCAGCAGGCCGCCGTTGGCGTGCGGGTTGGCGCTCATCCGCCGCTCGCCCTCGGGGGCGAGGGCCCGCAGCGCCTCGACCGGGCGGCCGTCGGCGTCGAACAGCTCGTCCGGGCGGTACGAGAGCAGCCACTCCTCCAGCTGCGCGAGGTGCTCGGGGTTGTCGCACACGCCCGCGAGCGGGACCTGGTGGGAGCGCCACGTGTTCTCGACGGGGAGGCCGTCCACCTCCTTCGGACCCGTCCAGCCCTTCGGGGAGCGCAGCACGATCATCGGCCAGCGGCGCCGCTGCGAC
It encodes:
- a CDS encoding indolepyruvate ferredoxin oxidoreductase family protein, which produces MSTTVSSSPFRDRLELERGRIALGGVHALVRLLLDQRRADARRGLRTAGFVSGYRGSPLGGLDQQLVRDAALLEGNDIRFVPGVNEELAATAVYGSQLAEHLPGPLYEGVFGLWYGKAPGVDRSLDAFKHANWLGTSALGGVLAVVGDDPSCKSSTLPSATEGALAEAFMPVLVPASVADVLRLGRHGFEMSRFSGAWTGFKVVTDVADSLEVIAAEPVPDPVLPEFAWRGRPWRPTRRPGVDLKDTTSLEPEVLEGRLQAAAAYAAANGLDRIEGAGDAALGLVAAGRTYLELREALDRLGLDEAALERRGVRLLRLAMIHPLDRDRIRAFAHGLREIVVVEEKRGFVEAQIRDVLYDQAERPAVYGKYGPGGAALVPPDGGLDADRLVTALARLLADRVGAEHVDLRDPVLAPRKPAINLLAPARTPYFCSGCPHNRSTVVPAGSVAASGIGCHVMTVFQDRSIGTTQMGGEGAMWVGAAPFSGTGHLFQNLGDGTFFHSGSLAVRQAVAAGTNITFKLLYNAAVAMTGGQDADGGSDPAAITRMLHAEGVAKIVVVADDPSRYPRGTAWAPGVRVRHRDDLDAVQRELREIPGVTVLLYDQACAAESRRKRKRGLAPDPQTRVLINEAVCEGCGDCGVKSNCLSVEPVETEFGRKTQINQTSCNKDYSCVDGDCPSFVTVTPGEKKARPSLPEIGELDEPQTRPDTADVLLVGIGGTGVVTVNQVLATAALIDGRHARALDQTGLSQKAGAVVSHLRIGDAERDRPGMVGAGGADAYLVFDALAATTEPNLRRCAPGRTAAVVSTSEVPTGRMITDTSAALPPSASLVQRIAGRTDAGRLVALDALALAERWFGSTTTANLIVVGAAYQAGLLPLSAKAIEEALALNGVQVAANVQAFRAGRRLVLEPDWAAEPAPAAATAVAPRPLDATAPAATALVESSGVDGELARVLRIRVPDLAAYQDLALAKRYLDAVLRVARAEREAGGGEQRLAVAVARNLYKLMAYKDEYEVARLHLDPELARRVEEQFGPGSTVSYMLHPPLLRAVGLDRKIALGRTARPAFRALRAMRRLRGTPFDPFGAAAQRRAERRLVTGYVAVVNELVAGLRAGADGDRRDLAVRIAELPDMIRGYEDVKTANVTRYEEALGELLAAWRAERAPARV
- a CDS encoding Lrp/AsnC family transcriptional regulator, yielding MSRLLKSEPSYPLELSIVTRATLLDLQILRRLVEQPRIGVTELAAKLGIARNTAHARVERLEREGVIGHRGREVDLGAIGFELTAFVTLEVAQGRLREAAVALSAIPRVLEVLGITGQGDLLVRAVAPNGRQLHEVIDSILACPGVRRSTTSIVLTHQVPFRIGPLLEDEERRARQAKDGKPGA
- a CDS encoding acetate/propionate family kinase → MRVLTVNPGSSSLKVSLLDAGDTVLAEDSGAGHEMAGLVADMPRPDAIGVRFVHGGTDYTEPVRVDAAVTERLRALADLAPLHQPASLHALAEITEALPGVPAVACFDTAFHATMPDAAATYALPAGWRERFGLRRYGFHGLSFSYAARRTAAMLGAVPPRAVICHLGSGASLCAVAEGRSIDTTMGFTPLEGLVMASRAGSIDPGIPLWLIKHGLDPADVNRALERDSGLRGLTGTGDMRRVRELAEARDVNALAALDVYHHRLRACAAAMAASLGGLDALVFTGGVGEHDPSVRMRLAEDLAHLGASIDPDRNAAADGDTDVTASGAAVRTLVVEAREDLEIAAGVRAAMGG
- a CDS encoding phosphoketolase, which translates into the protein MAEPVMSDDEVRAIDAYWRAANYLSVGQIYLLANPLLREPLARRHIKPRLLGHWGTSPGLNFCYAHLNRAIRARDLDMIYIMGPGHGGPAAVANAWLEGTYSEVYPDVSRDAEGMRRLFRQFSFPGGIPSHVAPETPGSIHEGGELGYSLAHAFGAVFDNPGLVVACIVGDGEAETGPLAASWHSTKFLDPVRDGAVLPILHLNGYKIANPTVLARIPEEELVQLLDGYGYRPLLVSGDEPASMHRKMAAALDQALDEIAGIQHDAREGRTSQRRRWPMIVLRSPKGWTGPKEVDGLPVENTWRSHQVPLAGVCDNPEHLAQLEEWLLSYRPDELFDADGRPVEALRALAPEGERRMSANPHANGGLLLKPLALPDFRDYAVPVDKPGTTSTEPTRTLGTWLRDVIKANPANFRIMGADETASNRLGDVFQATDRVFEGERLPTDEHQAPSGQVMEVLSEHLCQGWLEGYLLTGRHGLFNSYEAFVHIVDSMFNQHAKWLKVTRHLPWRRPIASLNYLLSSHVWRQDHNGFTHQDPGFLDVVMNKKPEIVRVYLPPDANTLLSVGDHCLRSRDYVNVVVAGKQPALNWLPMDAAIAHCTRGIGIWEWASTDGGADPDVVLACAGDIPTLETLAAADMLRRLFPDLRVRVVNVVDLMRLQPPSEHPHGMPDRDYDALFTTDKPVIFAFHGYPYLVHRLTYRRAGHANLHVRGYKEEGTTTTPFDMVMLNDLDRYHLVMDVIERVPSLGGRVAHIRQRMADQRLAMRAYTREHGEDAPEVRDWTWPY